Sequence from the Zeugodacus cucurbitae isolate PBARC_wt_2022May chromosome 2, idZeuCucr1.2, whole genome shotgun sequence genome:
TACGCTTCATATTAAAGTTCAGCAGTGGACTGTATCAGATACACGTCGCAATATTGGTATAGCTCCACCGGTAAAGCATCGGAACCCGTATCCTTGTTGGACCTTAGTCGTCCTTATCCTAATCGGACATTCAAGTAGTTGAGTAATAGAAGTATAATTCCATGATATTCGATTGTAGTTCGGGATCATAATATTCTAACAATCTTTAATTGCTGTTCCATTCAGCAGATTACAGAAGTATTTCCTCGATAACTTAGATTTGCTATGCAGATACCATCTTCCAATTTCTGTTTTTAAATATAGGGTCTCTGCGTGCTTTTATCCTCTCAGTAGATATTAAATTAGTGTGAGAATTCAGCTTAATATAGAAAACACTCCATCCTAGTCGTGTAAGAATATACCATGGACTTCACAATTTATAACGCGAACTGGATTGTAGAAAATTCCCGACAAAACAACTTTCTAGAACGAAAACTTGATCTCAACTAACTATGTGAAAGTAAGACCAAGTGCTTCCGACGAAGAAAAAAAAGAACATAAACTGAAACGCACCTGCGAAATAGGATAATTAGCTACTTGACCGAGATTAAGTCGCCCAAtcgatattatataataaagatTAAATACAGTAAAGTAGATAGTAAGTATTTTGGTTATAACCATCAATCAAGAGGAGAACTCAAGGTCACGGCTATCTgtttcattaaaacaaattttggaaTTGACCTTATTTTAGTCAAAAACCCATCGCCTTCGATAAAATTATAATGATAACATACGGAATTGTAATGTATTAGCTAGTACTCGCGAGTAATCTTAATTGTGGCACTGATTGCGGGCAAGTACTTCACGGGATATTGTAATTCATTTGCCATAGGTATCTTATCGGGGTTTCGACAACGATCCGGTATAACGCAGAACCATTAGGTATTTCAGAGTTTAACGCTTGCTTATCATCCATGCGCATAAAAGTCTTAcgcatttaatatatttaaacggTCCTAATTTATAGTATGGATTATAGAGTCTTACCACTCTAATCTTTTGATTGCTGAAAAATGTCAAATCAGACCAAATGGCGTGATTATAAAAGCCACTGATTTGTGCAAGCTAGCCAGTCTTAGGTTACATTTCTTTACGTGTTTATTCAACATCTGCCGATATGTGGACCCGGTGCACTTTAGTGTTGTTCGCGTTGGTGAGCGTGTCATACTGCTACCCGCAAGGTCGTGTTGTTAACGGTACAGCGACTGACATTGAAAAATATCCGTTCATGGtgtgtttgtataaataaagTGTGTTTAGTGAGggaataaattgaaattgtacTCTTCAAGGTATCGCTGCGCGGTTCGTCTGGTTCCCACTCATGCGGTGCAAGCATCATAGCGCCACGTTGGATACTCACCGCGGCACATTGTGTCTACCGCGCCAAACCCACGCAAGTTAGCATACAATTCGCCTCGACTGTGATCAGTGCTAAAAGTTCCAATGTGGCGAAGGTGAAACGCGTAATCTGGCACGAAAACTATTCGAATATTGATATTACGAATGACATCGCATTGTTGGAGTTGTTCGGGCAGTTGGTGTTCAACTTTAAGACCATTGCACCGGTAACATTGCCAGCGCAGAACTATGAGATCCCGCAGATACCCGAGGGTGTACCCGGTGTTTTGGCCGGTTGGGGTTTGAATGGCGTATGTTGAGTTGTTTTACCTTTAAAAGAAGTATTGCTATTAATCTTTCTTATTGCACACTTACTAGACTGGCGGCTATATACAATCGACTCTGCAAGAAGTTGGTCTAAAGATCTACTCCGATGAAGAGTGTATCGCACGTCATGAAAACGAGACGACTGTTCACAACATTTGCGGTGGTGTCGATGCTGGCTGGAAGGGTCAATGCAGCGGTGATTCCGGCGGTCCTCTACTCTCACAAGGAAATATTCAACTGGGTATTGTGTCTTGGAGTATCAAACCATGTGGCGTACCACCATATCCTGGTGTATACACTAAGGTTTCGCATTATATTGATTGGATTAAGGAGAACTGTGATTCATGCATTTAAATGGTTTTACTattgcatatttaaaataaaaaataaaaaaaattgtgtatatattttgaaaaccaTTGTGATTATTTTCTGCAGAAACAGATAAGTCTACTTTAGCTACAAGGTGGACATATGACGCTAATAAAAGAAACATTTGAGAAGTTAGGGAATACTTAAGCTCAAGTGGACTGTTTTGATGGAGCTcttgaattaataaatttccattAGATACATACAGAGAACCTGAGAGATAGCGGAGGTATAAGTTGTCAGGGTACTCTACGAAATTGGGGGACCTATAAATAGATCGTATTAAGGTTTCGGAACTTCATTACGGTtcccaaaataaattttgttcataATAGATCTTTTATCCATCGGCCTTATCCATTGCTGTGTCCAAAATAGGTTCATTAAGAATAATAACatctaatagaaatataatcTAAGGTGTCTCAATGTTCTTACAAATCCGAACTTCACTACGTTTTGCGATTATGGGAATAATTTTTACATGATTCAAGGGAAATAAATgctattttaatacttattgacATCgacaaattaaatacataaatctctgacaaaaactataaataaagtacaattaaaatagtatatatttttgtcgTTGTTGTAAATCATAGAGAATAATTTACGAGAAGTACTCATATTTATCAGTATGCGTACACTTTTCGATGTGGAAATTCGAAGAAACATATGGCACACCGCAAGTGATATGTTCATACATAAGTATGAAGGCCGTTTGATAAGTTGGCATGTTCAACCTTTTGGATGGTAACTTCAAAAGACATTGATCCATTGACCATTTATCAATTATCTGACTCATTATTTACTATAGTCAGGCGAATTTCATTCAACAGAATAGGTCAGCCTTCAATTAAAGGTCGTCAAAGTCAAGTGACTGACCTCAACTAAAGATGGGAATCGATAAAAAACTGTGGAGTTTATTAAATTCGGTTGTGAGGAGATGATAAGAATTTATGAAATCCTATTTTCATACTCCATCAGTATTTTTAGGACTTATGTTGAAATCATTTGAAACTTTTAAAGACATTACTTATGCTTGCTTTACGTTGTAAAGTGTATGGTATATACGccccgtcatgattgggaaggacctctccgagccgttcgataccaaatgaggtttcagacaaggtgaccttctatcgtgtgacttctttaacttgatgttggaaaaaattatacgagctgcagagctaaatagagaaggtataatcttctataagagtgtactgctgctggtgtacgccgatgatattgatatcattggaagcgctgtttgttctgtttttcccgcatggataattCCTTATCGAAGCGAATggatctggaggtgaatgaagacaagacgaaatatttcctgtcatcaagcaaacagtcggcgcactcgcgtcttggctcccgcgTCACTgtgtcataacttcgaagtcgtagataatttcgtatacctgggaaccagtatcaacaacaccaacaatgtcagccacgaaatccagacagaatcactcttgccaacaggtgctactttggactgagtaggcaattgaaaagtaaagtcctttctcggagaaccaaaatcaaactctacaagtcgtttatcattcccgtcctgctttatggtgcagaagcttcgACGCTGTCAACATCAGAttagacgacactaggagttttcgagaggaaaattttgcgcaagattatGGTCCCAATaacaccgcagacgatggaacgatgagctgtacgagttatacggcgacattgacatagttcagcgaataaaaagacagtggctacgctggcaaggtcatgttgtccgaatggacgaaaacactccagctctgaaagtgtttgatgcagtacccgctggaggaagccgaggaagtggaaggcctccacttcgttggagggaccaggtggagagcgacctggttacacttggagtCTCCATCCAGCgattaattattacaaaatcttTTCTGTGCATGTTCTGCGATGGATCAACCTGggggaaaaaattatttttgggcgATTTAGATCCCTAAAGCCAGTATTCAGTTGGTAGTATAGTCTTATTCTACCATACAATTTTATCCTCGTAACAGAAAGCAATCGAGTTTTGGGGAATATTTaagactttcaaaaaaaatcagttCAATATCGCGGAATAATCAGTTCAATATTGACACAAAAAGTTTGATGTAGTGATCACAAAACCTTCCCGGTACAAGGTTCTATATATCTACACCTATAGTATTGCTAAATTGTTAACGGTTTACGAAACGGTACTAAACGAAACGCGTTACTGTGAActcattcaaaatattttaaaaccaaaaacaaaatacgacaagaattcaaaataatgattaatTACTAATTACTTAATTCAAAACAAGTGGTCGATTCGTTTATCAGAAATTCCATAAAAGTACTTTGCTCTCAAAACTCTCGTCATCCATCATCGTTAAGACTGATAAAACTTCAGTATACCACACATACTGCAAATTCGTCATAACGGAAGTGCGgaaataaccaaaaaatataaaccatATATTTTGCTGAAAGCTCTTTTCATTTTATCTccgatatttatttgttatttggtTGAACACAAAGTGACAAACGAAATTTGAACTCGGGCGCCAgtctgttattatttttatacaaaaaattgttgttaGTTGCTAAACAGgtatttattgttaatattttctgACAGTTTCATGTGAATATCTAATCAAAAGCGCGGCATTAAAATATTGCCTtgcgaaatacaaaaaaaaaaaaaaaaataaaatctatactTTCCTTGTGATCAAtggtaaaatatatagaaaatattatctttaaatatatatatttttaagaaccaTAAATCACGGCGCTGATAATGTCTTACtagataaatttttttatatattttataataaaagttcACCACAAACCCCAAAATTTAGTCAGTTAAAGAAATGTGCGCGTTCAGACGAGaagtaattatataaaaatccgaaaatttcaagtttttacAATGTGGACCCGTTGTGCGGTAGTTCTTGTTGCCCTCGTGGGCGTGGTTTCTTGTTTTCACGAGGGACGCATTGTTAACGGTATACCGACTGTGATTGGCCGATATCCATTTATGGTGTGTTTACAAATCAAGAAGTGTgattaatatacaaaaataataataataaaatttgtaatataataattaaaaaaaaaaaattctctcaTCTCCAACCCAAAAGGTCTCTGTGCGCCTGGCGAAAGGCGCTCATACTTGCGGTGCGAGCATCATTGCGCCACGCTGGATCCTAACCGCTGCGCATTGCATCTACGGACGCACCGTCAATGAAATCAGCATACAGTTCGCCGCAACGGTAATCAATCGGCGCATTGGCAACTTCACGCAAGTGGAACGCCTTATTGTGCATGAGGATTACAGACCGGATGGTTCCTACGTTAATGATATTGCGCTGATAAAATTACATAACGGTTTAGTTTATGACTATGTGCATGTGGCGCCGGTAGCACTACCGGATCCATATTTTGAGGTGCCGCAGACGGAGTCCGGCACACCTGGTGTGCTGCTCGGTTGGGGCTTAAATGCGGTAAGGCGTAATCTTTCCCTTAATACCTACCTACTTAATTACTATATGTTTCTCGTACTCTTGCAGACTGGTGGTCGCAATACGCCGACGCTGGAGGAAGTCCAACTCAAGATATACTCCGATCGCGAGTGTGGCACCCGTCATGGTGGCCGTACTAGCTTCGATCAAATATGTGCTGGTGTGGATGAGGGCGGCAAAGGACAGTGTACGGGTGATTCCGGTGGTCCGTTGCTCTATAAGGGTAGCATACAATTGGGTATTGTGTCGTGGAGCATTAAACCCTGTGGCATCAGGTATTATCCGGGCGTTTATACAAAGGTTTCACACTATATTGGCTGGATACGCAATCATACCGATGCAGTTATGTAgctttaagaatatatatatatgttaataagCCCTGCCATATTTAATTCTATcgaattcattttcatatttcagttCCCCTTTTACTCATTTATTCGTATATAGCCTTAACTCAGTAACATAGctagtatttataattttaaaaatgtacaaaacaaCCTGAGAACTATACTAAATTAGTATGCTTctaattctataaaatttataaacaaccaattttttgtacttttctctCTGAAACGCTGCCGATAAACTcgaatatcatatattttttaagtcttAGTATTatcaatttagttttaattgatTTACTACTGAAATGTACAGTTAATCAATTATAAATGAACTTGTAAACAATGCTAATCTGAATACGTGTTcattataaaggggttttcaatagctATACTACAAAAgtaggtttgccatttcatcacaTCTATATATCGTATGATATACGATCCAACTACGAGTTgtgattattaatatttactaccgaaattcggagtctgTGGCCTACACTTTCAGAgagctacgtccaatttatagtcgtcataatcgtcctgtcagatcaacaattgagcgtatagtggaaaaatttgaacccataggcacagtacaaaaggttcccgtgccagtgagccAAAGAAGTGCTCGTAGTGTCGacaatattgctgccgctagcacAACAATTGAGACTcacacacgtcgttctcaagcgttggacatctctgtgacgtcgttgtggcgaattttgcgaaaacatCTTGGCCAACATCCTTACAAATCAAATttatgcaagaactgaagccgctagACCACCGGAATCGTCGTATGCCAGtgatgttcgtgaattgggctgagcaacaacttgacaaTGACACGagttttcatcgaaaaatcatctttagTGATAAGACTCAAATCTGACGGAatagcttcgtcaataagcaattggattggtcaggcagcaatccacacgtactccatgagtcaccatggcttcccgaaaaaattactgtttggtgcggtttatgagcCGGCGGCGACATTGGGCCGTATTTCTTACGGGATCCTACAGGACGActccacaagccacacagcgaatgtcacaatcgatttattgaaaaccaagtttgctGAACGTGTTTTCTCACAAATGGCCGAGTCAATGGCTGCCTCGTTGTGCAATTtgacgcctttagactatttcctgtggggctacgtcaattCTAGGGACTATGCCAACCATCGAAAATTGAATTCAgcatctggacttctgcaagcgtgcccgtggtcctgcaaaagaaatcgagttccatatatatggcAACGAATGTATTTTCAGAGGAATAGAAAATTTCATTggtatcccaaaccgtttttgtttgtaACTTTTGTagagctcttattgaaaaaccctttattagGAGGAAAAAAATCATACACATATTTACGAAGGAATCATTTACACTTTCAGCCGAATTGGACTCGTAATTATTTTGATTCCTTGTGGAAAGAGGAGTGTCCGCGAAATCTAGAAAAAATAGAGCAAAATTAGACGTGTGATCATTCTCATTTTGGATCTGAGTCTAGAGTTCTGTATAACTGCATTAtttctaacaaatattttttttggaataatttttgAACCTGAAATCTGTATGATTATGTTCCCAGCCTTATTCTCATTAGCTGAGTGGTTGTTATAATAATCCATGCCAACTCATtcaccaataaaaaaatataaaagtactgGAATTGATAATTCAAAATCATTTGAAGGCTCTAAGTTCAATCACACTTGTTATGCCATATAACTGAATACCtgtaattaaaatacttaatcaattaaaacaataaaactatttaattcGCTACTGTTCGCACAAATCGGGTAAAACCAACTTATCTAACAAATGCCATGCGGCCATAAAAATACTACCGTGTCGTAGTTGGACGATAAGATTAGGATTAAGAACAAAGGTAATAAGACAATTTGAAATGGCCATGAATTCAGTGTGTCTTTCGACTTAGTTCGACAAAAGCGCTGAGCACATTATTAAGCAAAATGTGGACTGGATACGTTGTAATATTTGCGGCTCTCTTAAGCGTGGTGTCTTGCTACCCCGAAGGACGTGTTGTTAATGGAACCTCGTCGGACATTACAAAATTTCCATTCTTGGTGCGTTCAATTCAAGACCAAaaagtgtgaaataataataatttcttacgTTTCTCGCTCACATAAACACAGGTCTCCCTCCGCGGCTCGTCCGGTTCGCACTCATGCGGTTCAAGCATCATAGCACCACGTTGGATACTCTCTGCCGCGCATTGTGTTGACGGTGCATCGCCCAGTAAGATTAGCATACAGTTCGCCTCGACAGAAATTGATGCACAAAGCCCCAATGTGGCAAAGGTAAAACGCATTATTATACACGAAGATTATAGACCGGCAGACGCTTATGCCAATGATATTGCCTTGCTGGAGTTGTTCGGTCAGTTTGTGTTCAATTATAAAACAATTGCGCCGGTCACTTTACCCGAACCTTACTTTGAAATACCGCAATTGGAGACCGGTGCGCCTGGCATACTCGCTGGTTGGGGACGCAATGAggtaaaattattgtatttttttattttcaataaatattagaaattttgtccattttcaagTCTGGTGGTCCAGTACAAAAAATTGTACAAGAAGTAAATTTAAAGATCTACTCGGACGCGGAGTGCACTGAACGTCATAATGGACGCACAACCAAGGATCATATTTGTGGTGGCGTCGATGAGGGCGGCAAGGGTCAGTGTAGTGGTGATTCCGGTGGCCCACTACTTTACCAAGGCAATATTCAATTGGGCATAGTGTCATGGAGTATTAAACCTTGTGCCGTTTATCCATATCCCGGTGTGTACACCAAAGTGTCGCATTATATTGATTGGATTCAGAAGAATATGGATTCAtcggtttaaataaatatgtagtatgaacattttaaaatttcttgatATCATTGtaattgttaatatttactGATATTTGTGGCTTTGTTCTTCTCCTTGTCTGAATTGAAAACTAAGCGTCGAACTTATTTATGGCTATGTTAAACTTTGGTAAAGAGTTTTGGTTCTAACTGATTCCATTTACCCTGatttgttcgaaattttttacatAGTTGACGGATCTTAAACTTAACGTTTGTTCCTTTGGTTCCAGTTATATATTTGATACCTCTACCTAGAAGCTTGTAGTATTATTTCCTTCATACATTGATATATTCTGTCTAACCGTGTGATCAGACTTTTCTCAAATAAAGTTTAGTTAGACTACTAACAgtgtttttcttcaaaaatatccaAAGACTGGGTTTATAAAACGCAAAGCTGGCTCCGGACGCCCGAAGAGGGCTACTGTCAAGGATGACCACCATATTAAGCGGATTAGAATTCGGAACAAATTCAAAACCGTTGTAGACATTAGAAACGAAGTTCGGAAACTGAATGGAATGGAACGGTAATCAGAACACGGATTGTACTACGGCGCCTGCAAAAAGCCGGACTAACTGGCCGTTGGCCATTCAAAAACCAacttttttcggtaaaaatgcGACAAAAACGCCTCCAGTGGGCTTAATTGCACAAAATTTGGACCAAGGAGTAATGGAGataatattgcatattttcagataaatcaaaaattaaccACTTCGGTTCATACGATATGACGCACGTTCGCAGAAAAGTTGGTGAACGTTTCTATAATGCCTGTGTCAGAAGTACCGTTAGGCAGGGGGACCCTAATGATCTGGgggtgtttttgttattatggtGCTGGGAAGTTGCCCTTAATTGATGGAAATGTTAACTCAATTAAATA
This genomic interval carries:
- the LOC105218967 gene encoding transmembrane protease serine 9 — encoded protein: MWTRCTLVLFALVSVSYCYPQGRVVNGTATDIEKYPFMVSLRGSSGSHSCGASIIAPRWILTAAHCVYRAKPTQVSIQFASTVISAKSSNVAKVKRVIWHENYSNIDITNDIALLELFGQLVFNFKTIAPVTLPAQNYEIPQIPEGVPGVLAGWGLNGTGGYIQSTLQEVGLKIYSDEECIARHENETTVHNICGGVDAGWKGQCSGDSGGPLLSQGNIQLGIVSWSIKPCGVPPYPGVYTKVSHYIDWIKENCDSCIRNVRVQTRSNYIKIRKFQVFTMWTRCAVVLVALVGVVSCFHEGRIVNGIPTVIGRYPFMVSVRLAKGAHTCGASIIAPRWILTAAHCIYGRTVNEISIQFAATVINRRIGNFTQVERLIVHEDYRPDGSYVNDIALIKLHNGLVYDYVHVAPVALPDPYFEVPQTESGTPGVLLGWGLNATGGRNTPTLEEVQLKIYSDRECGTRHGGRTSFDQICAGVDEGGKGQCTGDSGGPLLYKGSIQLGIVSWSIKPCGIRYYPGVYTKVSHYIGWIRNHTDACVFRLSSTKALSTLLSKMWTGYVVIFAALLSVVSCYPEGRVVNGTSSDITKFPFLVSLRGSSGSHSCGSSIIAPRWILSAAHCVDGASPSKISIQFASTEIDAQSPNVAKVKRIIIHEDYRPADAYANDIALLELFGQFVFNYKTIAPVTLPEPYFEIPQLETGAPGILAGWGRNESGGPVQKIVQEVNLKIYSDAECTERHNGRTTKDHICGGVDEGGKGQCSGDSGGPLLYQGNIQLGIVSWSIKPCAVYPYPGVYTKVSHYIDWIQKNMDSSV